The DNA region ACTTAAAGGATTAACTTCTGCTGCAACTTTAAAAGAAGTAGATATGGTTGTAACTTCTGTAGTTGGAATGATAGGTCTTGTACCAACTATTGAAGCTATAAAAGCAGGTAAGACTATTGCTTTAGCCAATAAAGAAACTTTGGTGGTTGGTGGAAGTATAGTTATAAATGAGGCAATTGAGCATAAGGTGAAAATATTACCTGTTGATTCAGAACACGGTGCAATATTTCAATGCATTGAGGGTAATAATAGTAGTGACATAAGCAAGATATTACTTACGGCTTCTGGAGGACCCTTCAGGGGAAAAAAGAGAGATGAACTTACTGAAATACTTCCGAAGGATGCACTTAAACATCCAAAGTGGAATATGGGAAATAAAATTTCTATTGATTCAGCTACTCTAATGAACAAGGGGCTAGAAGTAATTGAAGCACATTGGTTATTCAGTGTTCCCTATGAAGATATTGAGGTAGTGGTGCATCCACAGAGTATAATTCATTCAATGGTTCAATACTGTGATGGAACTGTACTTTCTCAAATGGCTACTGCTGATATGAGACTTCCAATACAATATGCCTTGAATTACCCTAAAAGAGGTAAAAGGATAATAGATAAATTGGATTTCTATAGTTTAGACAAATTAAGCTTTGAAAAACCTGATATAGATACCTTTGGTTGTTTAAAACTTGCTTATGAAGTTGGAAAAAAAGGAGGTAATTTACCTACAATTCTAAATGCTGCTAATGAGGTTGCTGTAGAGTTGTTTTTAAAAAATAAAATTAATTTTCTTGAAATTGAAGATATTATAAAAGACTCATTGGAAAAGTTTCAATACAGGAAAGATATTGACATAGATATTATTTTAGATACGGATGTAAAAGTAAGAAGTTATGTAGATAAAAAATATAATGTTTAAGGAGGGATATTTTTGTATTTTATAGCTGCAATAATTGCCTTTGGTGTATTAATTTTAATACATGAACTTGGACATTTCACAATGGCAAAACTCAATGGTGTAGTTGTGGAAGAGTTTGCCATTGGTATGGGACCAAAGCTATTTAGCATTAAAGGAAAACAAACTCAATATTCTATAAGGATATTACCTTTTGGAGGATATGTAAAAATGCTTGGAGATCAAGAAAAAAGCGATGATCCGGGGGCATTTAATAATAAATCTCCACTTCAAAGACTTAGTATAGTAATTGCTGGGCCAGTTATGAATCTTATATTAGCTATTGTACTGTATTCTGTAATAGGTTCTTTAGGAGGTTTTCATTTACCTATTGTAGATAAAACTGTTCCAAGTAGCCCAGCTGAGGCAGCAGGAATTAAGTCAGGAGACCAATTGATAAGTATAAATGGTTCTAGAATATTAACCTGGGAGGATTTTGCTGTAGGGGTAGGCCTTGCAAAGGATAAACCTATAAATTTAACAGTGAAACAAGAGGGTACATTAAAGAAATACACACTACAATCCATAGTAGATAAGGAAACTAAAACACGTATAGTAGGAGTGTATCCTACTGCGGTTACATCTCCAACAATTTTACAATCCATTGGATATGGCTTTAGGGAAACTATATCCATGATAAAGCAAGTATTTATAAGTTTTAAAATTTTATTTACAGGTGGAGCGTCTATAAATGACGTAGGAGGTCCCGTTACAATAATAAAGATAACCCGTCAAGCAGCTATAGCTGGACTTATACCACTTTTAACCATAGTAGCATTCCTTAGCTCACAATTGGGGATACTTAATTTAGTGCCTTTCCCAGCTTTAGATGGTAGTTACGTTTTAGTATGCTTATATGAAATAGTAACAGGTAAAGCAGTAGATGAAAATAAGGTAAGTTTTATTAATACAATTGGATTTACTATATTAATGGCCTTTATGGTACTTATAATTATAAAGGATATAGTTTTACCCGTTAATTTTTAGGAGTTGATACAAATGAAAAGATTAGATACTAAGTGTGTTAAAGTTGGTAATATATATATAGGCGGTAATAATAAAATAACAGTTCAGTCCATGACAAATACAGATACTAGAGATATAGAAGATACAGTAAATCAAATTTTAAAACTAGAAGCTGCTGGATGTGACATAATAAGATGCGCTGTACCAGATGAAGCAGCAAGTGAAGCTATAAAATCCATAGTTAACAAAATACACATACCACTAGTAGCAGATATACATTTTGATTATAGATTAGCTCTAAAATCAATAGAAAATGGTGTTTCTGCTCTTAGAATAAATCCTGGAAATATTGGTAGTGTAGATAAAATTGAAATGGTGGCTAAAGCTGCTAAAGAAAGAAGTATTCCCATTAGAATAGGTGTTAATTCTGGTTCGCTTGAAAAAGAATTATTAAATAAATATAAAAAAGTATCTGCAGAAGCACTGGTAGAAAGCGCTTTAAATCACGTTAATATACTTGAAAATCTAAATTTTGATGATATTGTAATATCTATAAAATCTTCAAATGTATTAATGATGATTGACAGCTATAGAAAAATATCAGAAAAAGTAAAATATCCACTACATGTAGGTGTAACAGAAGCAGGGACTATATGGAGAGGGACTATAAAGTCCAGTATAGGTATAGGTACTCTTTTATGTGAAGGTATCGGTGATACCATAAGAGTCTCTCTAACTGGAGATCCTGTAGAAGAAATTAAAGTGGGAAAGGAAATATTAAAATCTATTGGATACCTGTCAAAGGGAATTCAATTTATTTCCTGTCCCACTTGTGGTAGAACTCAAATAAATCTTATAAAAATTGCACAAGAGGTGGAAGATAAACTCCAGCATTGTGAAAAAGATATTAAGGTAGCCGTTATGGGATGCATTGTAAATGGTCCTGGGGAGGCAAGAGAAGCCGATATTGGTATAGCAGGTGGCAAAGGAGAAGGACTTATATTTAAGAAAGGTAAAATTATAAAAAAAGTTAAGGAAGAATATCTTGTGGAGGAACTTATAAAGGAAATTGATAAGTTAGATTAAGTCATCTTCAAAAAATAACTGGTCAGCATACTAGTATCTTTGACTGGTTATTTATTTTCAGATGCTAACAAGAATTGGAGGAGATTCTATAAGATTGCCAATAAATTCTTTGGCTGGTGTAGGAACAAATGCGGCAAAAAATATAGTAGAAGCTGCAAAGCTCGGAGAATTTATTTCGAAGGAAGACTTAAGATTAGGAGCTAGGGTTTCAAAAAGTGTAGTTGAAACTTTAGCTGAACATGGATGCCTTGAAGGACTTCCTGAAACCAATGAGCTATCCATTTTCAATATGTAAATAGGCCAAAATAGTAATTATTACATTATATATAGTCTAATCTGCTCTTTTCGAAAATCTAATGTTAATTTTTTTATTGAAATTAACAATTTGTTGTGATAGAATGATTGGAGGTAATCTTTTACTTATAATTTTTGCAAAAGAGTGGGATAAAAGCCCGCTCTTTCTATTTGTAAGCGCAACTATAGTTGCGTTTTTCATTAATAGAGATAAATTTTATTTAATGATAGTTTTGTTATCATTAAGTTTAAAAAAATCATTTGCAAATTTATCCGATGACTACCCACTCTAATACTCCCATCTGATTCAAAGTGGGAGTAAAGAGTGGCTACGTCCCTGGGACTTACCCTAAAGGACAACGAGTTCTAAGTATCACAAACCGATACTAAGAACTCTGTTAGTAAGCATCAGAGGCCATAAACAAAACTCAACCTGATGCCAAGAATTCTGTTTATAGTTGTTATATCTATATTAAAAAAGGAAATAGCACATTAGCTGCTTATGGGATAAATATATTATATGAAAAATGCAAAAGATATTGGTAAGGAGGGAAATTAATTGGAAAATGAGAACTTAATTAATAATTTAATAAATTTGTTTAAACCAATAGTTATGGAATTAGGTTATGAGTTTTATTATTTGGAGTTTGTGAAAGAAGATGGAGAAAATTATCTTAGAGTATATATAGATAATAAAAATGGAATTGGCTTAGATGATTGTGAGAAAGTAAGTAGGAGAATAAGCGAAATTTTAGATGGAGAAGATCCCATACCAGATAGTTATTATTTAGAAGTATCTTCTCCAGGTATATTTAGAACTCTTTTTACAGATGAACATTTAAATAAATATATAAATTCAAATATTAGTTTAAATCTGAATAAATTGTATGAAGGAAAAAGAAAATTTGAAGGAAAGCTTATTAAATTTAATTCAAATAATATTATAATTGATTATAAAAACATTGATTTGTCAATACCTAGAGATATTATTGATAAAATTATTTTAAAAGGGGAGCTTGAGGAGGTTTAAATAAAAATGAATGAAGAATTTATCAGTGCATTAAAGGAAATTGTTAAAGAAAAAGGTATAAGT from Clostridium pasteurianum BC1 includes:
- a CDS encoding 1-deoxy-D-xylulose-5-phosphate reductoisomerase; translation: MKNISILGATGSVGIQTLDVLKNDRENFKLLAVTANKNYSKIIEIINEFNPKLVALMDNVAAETVRKYCIEHNKDIEVLAGLKGLTSAATLKEVDMVVTSVVGMIGLVPTIEAIKAGKTIALANKETLVVGGSIVINEAIEHKVKILPVDSEHGAIFQCIEGNNSSDISKILLTASGGPFRGKKRDELTEILPKDALKHPKWNMGNKISIDSATLMNKGLEVIEAHWLFSVPYEDIEVVVHPQSIIHSMVQYCDGTVLSQMATADMRLPIQYALNYPKRGKRIIDKLDFYSLDKLSFEKPDIDTFGCLKLAYEVGKKGGNLPTILNAANEVAVELFLKNKINFLEIEDIIKDSLEKFQYRKDIDIDIILDTDVKVRSYVDKKYNV
- a CDS encoding M50 family metallopeptidase; translated protein: MYFIAAIIAFGVLILIHELGHFTMAKLNGVVVEEFAIGMGPKLFSIKGKQTQYSIRILPFGGYVKMLGDQEKSDDPGAFNNKSPLQRLSIVIAGPVMNLILAIVLYSVIGSLGGFHLPIVDKTVPSSPAEAAGIKSGDQLISINGSRILTWEDFAVGVGLAKDKPINLTVKQEGTLKKYTLQSIVDKETKTRIVGVYPTAVTSPTILQSIGYGFRETISMIKQVFISFKILFTGGASINDVGGPVTIIKITRQAAIAGLIPLLTIVAFLSSQLGILNLVPFPALDGSYVLVCLYEIVTGKAVDENKVSFINTIGFTILMAFMVLIIIKDIVLPVNF
- the ispG gene encoding flavodoxin-dependent (E)-4-hydroxy-3-methylbut-2-enyl-diphosphate synthase; translation: MKRLDTKCVKVGNIYIGGNNKITVQSMTNTDTRDIEDTVNQILKLEAAGCDIIRCAVPDEAASEAIKSIVNKIHIPLVADIHFDYRLALKSIENGVSALRINPGNIGSVDKIEMVAKAAKERSIPIRIGVNSGSLEKELLNKYKKVSAEALVESALNHVNILENLNFDDIVISIKSSNVLMMIDSYRKISEKVKYPLHVGVTEAGTIWRGTIKSSIGIGTLLCEGIGDTIRVSLTGDPVEEIKVGKEILKSIGYLSKGIQFISCPTCGRTQINLIKIAQEVEDKLQHCEKDIKVAVMGCIVNGPGEAREADIGIAGGKGEGLIFKKGKIIKKVKEEYLVEELIKEIDKLD
- the rimP gene encoding ribosome maturation factor RimP, with the translated sequence MENENLINNLINLFKPIVMELGYEFYYLEFVKEDGENYLRVYIDNKNGIGLDDCEKVSRRISEILDGEDPIPDSYYLEVSSPGIFRTLFTDEHLNKYINSNISLNLNKLYEGKRKFEGKLIKFNSNNIIIDYKNIDLSIPRDIIDKIILKGELEEV